A DNA window from Desulfomonile tiedjei contains the following coding sequences:
- the tadA gene encoding tRNA adenosine(34) deaminase TadA: MKRSRKLEEQFMAVALQLAQRAGEKGETPVGAVVVHGGEIIGRGYNRVEAEQDPTAHAEIIALREAAQTLGDWRLLHTTLYVTLEPCIMCAAALLHARVPRLVFGARDNRWGGVGSLFDFSHDPRINHEIEVVSGVMEKESAELLQRFFRGLRQNSR, encoded by the coding sequence ATGAAAAGAAGCCGTAAACTGGAAGAACAATTCATGGCGGTGGCCTTGCAGCTGGCCCAGAGGGCTGGTGAAAAGGGCGAAACACCTGTCGGAGCGGTGGTCGTTCATGGCGGCGAAATCATAGGCCGCGGGTACAATAGAGTCGAGGCGGAGCAGGACCCGACCGCACACGCGGAGATCATCGCGCTGCGGGAGGCCGCGCAAACTCTGGGTGACTGGAGATTGCTCCATACGACCCTTTATGTTACATTGGAGCCGTGTATAATGTGCGCAGCCGCCCTGCTTCACGCGCGTGTGCCGCGTCTGGTTTTCGGAGCAAGGGACAATCGTTGGGGAGGAGTGGGCAGTTTGTTCGACTTTTCCCATGACCCCAGGATCAACCACGAAATCGAAGTGGTCTCAGGAGTCATGGAAAAGGAGTCTGCGGAACTCCTGCAACGGTTCTTCAGGGGGTTGCGACAGAACAGCCGCTGA